In Elaeis guineensis isolate ETL-2024a chromosome 1, EG11, whole genome shotgun sequence, a genomic segment contains:
- the LOC105039584 gene encoding probable alpha,alpha-trehalose-phosphate synthase [UDP-forming] 9: MPSRSSANLLDLAAADSDFPSPPRHPARLPRVMADPGILATAGAATDDSPPASPSPRPGRRIIVAHHLPLRATPDPAAPCGWSFSYDPDALVLQLRSGIPAGVDVLHVGTLRGLPDGLDPAHHDAVAAHLRREFRCVPVLIPPDLHARFYHGFCKHYLWPLLHYLLPLSPSSLGGLRFDLSLWRSYLSANKLFADCLTEVLNPDDDFVWIHDYHLLALPTFLRKRFPRAKLGFFLHSSFPSSEIFRTIPVRDDLLRALLNADLVGFHTFDYARHFLSACSRSLGLDYQSKRGYIGIEYYGRTVTIKILPVGIDMGQLRSVMASPEAADKVRELTETYRGRTLLLGVDDVDLFKGIGLKFLAMERLLEEHQELRGRVVLVQIFNPARSQGRDVQEVQDETRSITRRINDKFGRPGYEPIVVIDRPVPTYEKLAFYAVSECCVVNPVRDGMNLVPYEYTICRQGSLALEGSPRKSMLVVSEFIGCSPSLSGAIRVNPWNVDAVAEAVNLAITMPEAEKQLRHEKHYKYVSSHDVAYWARSFDQDLQRACKDHFLRRCWGIGFGMSFRVVALGPNFRRISVEHIVPAYRRTNSRLILLDYDGTMMPQSSIDKTPSSEVTSILNSLCSDPKNVVFVVSGRGKDELSKWFAPCEKLGISAEHGYFTRWSRDAPWESCMLTADFDWKRIAEPVMRLYMEATDGSSIEQKESALVWHHQEADPDFGSCQAKELLDHLENVLANEPVVVKRGQHIVEVNPQGISKGIVVENLMETMLSRGKPPDFVLCIGDDRSDEDMFESIMSSMNNPSLPTIAEVFACTVGKKPSKAKYYLDDTVDVVKMLQGLANASSQLPRPVQRQVSFEGSL, encoded by the exons ATGCCTTCTCGGTCCTCCGCGAACCTTCTGGACCTGGCCGCTGCCGACTCTGACTTCCCGTCGCCGCCCCGCCACCCAGCCCGCCTCCCACGCGTCATGGCGGACCCGGGCATCCTCGCCACCGCTGGTGCCGCCACCGACGATTCCCCGCCGGCGTCTCCGTCGCCGCGTCCGGGGCGACGGATCATCGTCGCCCACCACCTCCCCCTCCGCGCGACCCCCGACCCTGCCGCCCCTTGCGGCTGGTCCTTCTCCTACGACCCGGACGCCCTGGTCCTCCAGCTCCGCTCCGGCATCCCAGCCGGCGTCGATGTCCTCCACGTCGGCACCCTCCGTGGCCTTCCCGACGGCCTCGACCCCGCTCACCATGACGCCGTCGCCGCCCACCTCCGCCGCGAGTTCCGCTGCGTCCCCGTCCTCATCCCCCCGGACCTCCACGCCCGCTTCTACCACGGCTTCTGCAAGCACTACCTCTGGCCCCTCCTCCACTACCTCCTACCTCTCTCCCCCTCCTCCCTCGGCGGCCTCCGCTTCGATCTATCCCTCTGGCGCTCCTATCTCTCGGCGAACAAGCTCTTCGCCGACTGCCTAACGGAGGTCCTCAACCCCGACGACGACTTCGTCTGGATCCACGACTACCACCTCCTGGCCCTCCCCACCTTCCTCCGCAAGCGCTTCCCCAGGGCAAAGCTTGGATTTTTTCTCCAttcctccttcccttcctccGAGATCTTCCGCACCATTCCCGTCCGCGACGACCTCCTCCGCGCCCTCCTCAACGCCGACCTAGTCGGCTTCCACACCTTCGACTACGCCCGCCACTTCCTCTCCGCCTGCTCCCGCTCGCTCGGCCTCGATTACCAGTCGAAACGCGGGTACATCGGCATCGAGTACTATGGCCGCACCGTCACCATCAAGATCCTCCCTGTCGGGATCGACATGGGCCAGCTCCGCTCCGTCATGGCGTCGCCGGAGGCGGCCGACAAGGTCCGGGAGCTCACGGAGACGTACAGAGGCAGGACCTTGCTGCTTGGCGTGGACGACGTTGACCTGTTCAAAGGGATCGGGTTGAAGTTTCTGGCGATGGAGCGGCTGCTGGAGGAGCACCAGGAGCTGCGTGGCCGGGTGGTGCTGGTCCAGATCTTCAACCCGGCGAGGAGCCAGGGGAGGGACGTGCAGGAGGTGCAGGACGAGACCCGGTCGATCACGAGAAGGATCAACGACAAGTTTGGCCGCCCTGGCTACGAGCCCATCGTCGTGATCGACCGCCCGGTGCCCACCTACGAGAAGCTTGCCTTCTATGCCGTGTCCGAGTGCTGCGTGGTGAATCCGGTGCGGGATGGGATGAACCTCGTCCCCTACGAGTACACCATTTGCCGGCAGGGGAGCCTGGCATTGGAGGGATCTCCCAGGAAGAGTATGCTCGTGGTGTCGGAGTTCATTGGCTGCTCCCCGTCTCTCAGTGGGGCAATTCGGGTCAACCCATGGAATGTGGATGCCGTGGCAGAGGCCGTGAATTTGGCTATCACGATGCCGGAGGCCGAGAAGCAGCTGCGGCATGAGAAGCACTATAAGTATGTCAGCTCTCATGATGTCGCCTACTGGGCGAGGTCATTCGATCAGGACTTGCAGCGGGCGTGCAAGGATCATTTCCTCAGGAGGTGTTGGGGGATTGGATTTGGGATGAGCTTCCGGGTCGTCGCCCTTGGTCCTAATTTCAGGAGGATTTCGGTGGAGCATATTGTCCCGGCATACAGGAGGACAAATAGCAGGCTGATATTACTTGATTATGATGGGACAATGATGCCACAGTCTTCGATCGACAAAACACCAAGCAGTGAAGTGACTTCGATCTTGAATAGTTTGTGCTCGGATCCAAAGAATGTAGTTTTTGTTGTCAGTGGTAGAGGGAAGGACGAGTTGAGCAAGTGGTTCGCTCCATGCGAGAAGCTAGGAATCTCTGCCGAGCATGGATATTTCACAAG GTGGAGTCGGGATGCTCCTTGGGAGTCATGCATGTTAACAGCCGACTTTGATTGGAAAAGGATTGCAGAACCTGTAATGAGGCTCTACATGGAGGCAACTGATGGATCTTCCATTGAACAGAAAGAAAGTGCACTAGTCTGGCATCATCAAGAGGCTGATCCTGATTTTGGGTCATGCCAGGCAAAAGAACTCCTTGATCATCTAGAGAATGTGCTTGCCAATGAACCTGTGGTTGTGAAAAGGGGCCAACATATTGTAGAAGTAAACCCTCAG GGTATAAGCAAAGGTATCGTTGTCGAAAATCTTATGGAGACCATGTTGAGCAGAGGAAAGCCACCAGACTTTGTATTATGCATCGGAGATGATCGGTCTGATGAAGACATGTTTGAGAGCATCATGAGTTCCATGAATAATCCATCACTGCCAACAATTGCTGAAGTCTTTGCATGCACCGTTGGTAAGAAACCAAGCAAGGCTAAATACTATCTTGATGACACAGTCGATGTCGTAAAAATGCTCCAAGGTCTAGCCAATGCATCATCACAGCTACCCAGACCGGTACAACGGCAAGTCTCATTTGAAGGATCTCTCTGA